A single genomic interval of Myxocyprinus asiaticus isolate MX2 ecotype Aquarium Trade chromosome 19, UBuf_Myxa_2, whole genome shotgun sequence harbors:
- the LOC127456658 gene encoding E-selectin-like isoform X5 encodes MGFCNNIPLHGAKFLRFFASLVLISSVLNMWRSTEGWSYHHSEKIMNWERARNWCRQHYTDMVAIQNKEESSHLNNFLPVAKTGYYWIGIRKINGNWTWVGTNKQLSQKAENWATNEPNNGGNNEDCVEIYIKRKVDAGKWNDMSCAKENTALCYTVSCKDDSCISGHGECVETINNHTCSCFEGFYGERCEHVVKCKPEDITTPDHASIQCSHPYGNFSYDSKCEYSCEEGYKVKGYGMTRCTSTKEWSSKPPTCELVQCPELKDPQEGSMQCHHPMGNFSYQSTCEFVCEEGYKLGDSSSSTLFCGASGHWNDSQPYCEIVKCKPEDITTPHHGSVQCSHSNGNFSYDSHCEYSCEEGYNVKGSGTTSCTSTKEWSSKPPTCELVQCPELTEPQEGTMQCHHPMGNFSYQSTCDFVCDEGYTLGESSTSTLFCGASGHWNDSQSNCEIVQCPELTKPQEGTMQCHHPMGNFSYQSTCEFVCEKGYTLGDSSSSTLFCGASGHWNDSQPYCEIVKCKPEDITTPHHGSVQCSHPNGNFSYDSQCEYSCEEGYNVKGSGTTSCTSTKEWSSKPPTCELVQCPELTEPQEGTIQCHHPMGNFSYQSTCDFVCDEGYTLGESSTSTLFCGANGHWNDSQSNCEIVQCPELTKPQEGTMQCHHPMGNFSYQSTCEFVCEEGYTLGDSSSYTLFCGANGHWNDSQPYCEFVKCKPEDITTPHHGSVQCSHPNGNFTYDSHCKYYCEEGYNVKGSGMTRCTSTKEWSSKPPTCELVQCPELTEPLGGTMQCHDPKGNFNFQSTCEFVCKEGYTLRNPGSSTLFCGITGRWNDSQPNCEFVKCKPEDITTPDHGSVQCSHPKGNFSYDSQCEYTCEEGYNVKGSSMTTCTSTTEWSSRPPTCELIQCPVLENLADGEMRCTSNFSYGSKCIFSCAEGYRLQGGSEISCMKTSEWSQETPRCEAVVCPQIQEPVNGHMNCSSAEPTFGTVCTFSCLDNHQLQNNETVLCNHTGNWSGEVAVCQAHSEALVTEVTLGVAAAVGSSSLLLVLWMLKKLRRNANKFDLNSNSETEDHPQVYKNSIDSLI; translated from the exons ATG gGCTTTTGCAACAACATACCATTACACGGAGCCAAATTTTTGCGGTTTTTTGCCTCACTTGTTCTTATTTCTTCAG TGCTTAACATGTGGAGAAGCACTGAAGGCTGGTCATACCATCACTCAGAGAAAATAATGAACTGGGAACGTGCCAGAAACTGGTGCAGGCAGCACTACACAGACATGGTGGCCATCCAGAATAAAGAGGAGAGTTCTCATCTAAACAACTTCCTTCCAGTAGCCAAAACAGGATATTACTGGATAGGGATTCGTAAAATTAATGGCAACTGGACCTGGGTGGGAACCAATAAGCAGCTTTCCCAGAAAGCTGAGAACTGGGCAACGAATGAGCCCAACAACGGAGGAAATAATGAAGACTGTGTGGAAATATACATTAAAAGAAAGGTTGATGCGGGCAAATGGAATGATATGTCCTGCGCAAAGGAAAATACTGCACTCTGCTACACTG TGTCCTGCAAAGATGACTCCTGCATCAGTGGTCATGGAGAGTGTGTGGAGACCATAAACAACCACACATGTTCATGCTTTGAGGGATTCTATGGAGAAAGGTGTGAGCATG TTGTGAAATGTAAACCAGAGGACATCACCACACCAGATCATGCCAGTATCCAGTGCTCACATCCTTATGGAAATTTCTCATATGACTCTAAATGTGAATACTCCTGTGAGGAGGGTTATAAAGTAAAGGGTTACGGTATGACAAGATGCACTTCTACCAAAGAGTGGTCAAGCAAACCACCGACCTGTGAAC ttgtCCAATGTCCAGAACTGAAAGATCCACAGGAAGGCTCTATGCAATGTCACCATCCCATGGGCAACTTCAGCTACCAATCCACTTGTGAGTTTGTATGTGAAGAAGGATACAAATTAGGAGACTCCAGCTCTTCTACACTCTTCTGTGGGGCCAGTGGACACTGGAATGATTCACAGCCCTATTGTGAAA TTGTAAAATGCAAACCTGAGGACATCACCACACCACATCATGGCAGTGTCCAGTGCTCTCATTCTAATGGAAATTTCTCATATGACTCTCATTGTGAATACTCCTGTGAAGAGGGTTATAATGTAAAGGGTTCCGGTACGACAAGTTGCACTTCTACCAAAGAGTGGTCAAGCAAACCACCGACCTGTGAAC TTGTCCAATGTCCAGAGTTGACAGAGCCACAGGAAGGAACTATGCAATGTCATCATCCCATGGGCAACTTCAGCTACCAATCCACTTGTGACTTTGTATGTGATGAAGGATACACCTTAGGAGAGTCTAGCACATCTACACTGTTCTGTGGGGCCAGTGGACACTGGAATGATTCACAATCCAACTGTGAAA TTGTTCAATGTCCAGAGCTGACAAAGCCACAGGAAGGCACTATGCAATGTCACCATCCCATGGGCAACTTCAGCTACCAATCCACCTGTGAGTTTGTATGTGAAAAAGGATACACATTAGGAGACTCCAGCTCTTCTACACTCTTCTGTGGGGCCAGTGGACACTGGAATGATTCACAGCCCTATTGTGAAA TTGTAAAATGCAAACCTGAGGACATCACCACACCACATCATGGCAGTGTCCAGTGCTCTCATCCTAATGGAAATTTCTCATATGACTCTCAATGTGAATACTCCTGTGAAGAGGGTTATAATGTAAAGGGTTCCGGTACAACAAGTTGCACTTCTACCAAAGAGTGGTCAAGCAAACCACCGACCTGTGAAC TTGTCCAATGTCCAGAGCTGACAGAGCCACAGGAAGGCACTATACAATGTCACCATCCCATGGGCAACTTCAGCTACCAATCCACTTGTGACTTTGTATGTGACGAAGGATACACCTTAGGAGAGTCTAGCACATCTACACTGTTCTGTGGGGCCAATGGACACTGGAATGATTCACAATCCAACTGTGAAA TTGTTCAATGTCCAGAGCTGACAAAGCCACAGGAAGGCACTATGCAATGTCACCATCCCATGGGCAACTTCAGCTACCAATCCACCTGTGAGTTTGTATGTGAAGAAGGATACACATTAGGAGACTCCAGCTCTTATACACTCTTCTGTGGGGCCAATGGACACTGGAATGATTCACAGCCCTATTGTGAAT TTGTAAAATGCAAACCAGAGGACATCACCACACCACATCATGGCAGTGTCCAGTGCTCTCATCCTAATGGAAATTTTACATATGACTCTCATTGTAAATACTACTGTGAAGAGGGTTATAATGTAAAGGGTTCCGGTATGACACGTTGCACTTCTACCAAAGAGTGGTCAAGCAAACCACCGACCTGTGAAC TTGTCCAATGTCCAGAGCTGACTGAGCCACTGGGAGGCACAATGCAATGCCACGATCCTAAAGGCAACTTCAACTTTCAATCCACCTGTGAGTTTGTATGTAAAGAAGGATACACATTAAGAAACCCCGGCTCTTCTACACTATTCTGTGGAATCACGGGACGCTGGAATGATTCGCAACCGAACTGTGAAT TTGTAAAATGCAAACCAGAGGACATCACCACACCAGATCATGGCAGTGTCCAGTGCTCTCATCCTAAAGGAAATTTCTCATATGACTCTCAATGTGAATACACCTGTGAAGAGGGTTATAATGTAAAGGGTTCCAGTATGACAACATGCACTTCTACCACAGAATGGTCAAGCAGACCACCGACCTGTGAAC TTATTCAGTGCCCGGTCCTTGAGAACCTAGCAGATGGAGAGATGAGGTGCACTTCAAACTTTAGTTATGGAAGCAAGTGTATCTTCAGTTGTGCAGAGGGATACCGCCTCCAGGGGGGGTCAGAGATCAGCTGTATGAAAACCTCAGAGTGGAGTCAGGAAACACCTCGCTGTGAAG CTGTTGTCTGCCCACAAATTCAGGAGCCAGTCAACGGCCACATGAACTGCTCATCTGCAGAACCCACCTTTGGCACTGTCTGCACTTTCAGCTGTCTTGATAACCACCAACTTCAAAATAATGAGACAGTGTTGTGTAATCACACTGGGAACTGGTCAGGGGAAGTGGCGGTGTGCCAAG CTCATTCTGAGGCCTTAGTGACAGAGGTGACTCTTGGGGTTGCAGCTGCTGTCGGTAGCTCTAGTTTGTTATTAGTCCTCTGGATGCTAAAGAAATTGAGGCGTAATG ctaACAAGTTTGACCTAAACAG TAACTCAGAAACTGAGGATCATCCTCAGGTTTATAAGAACAGTATTGATAGTCTCATATAG